A stretch of Eleutherodactylus coqui strain aEleCoq1 chromosome 9, aEleCoq1.hap1, whole genome shotgun sequence DNA encodes these proteins:
- the LOC136578543 gene encoding zinc finger protein 484-like, which translates to MEEWEYIGGRQDLYEEVMMEDPRPLTSQDGTSRRIPPERCPRPLYSQDCPAEDPDVLEDHQGEDVTDIKVEVEEERMMDDHPCMRDVKEEIPVDVTTENPSKNFEGNVMLSVSYKEEDEDSLQHSSGGNLITLNVHPGLHSTGLSANPPNHEEPPADRSQIATTSAGQEGEKRFECREQCTKISGICTQILPTGSKPYSCSNCGKCFIKKGHLDKHEIIHTGEKPYSCLECGKCFRYKSKLALHEKIHTGEKPFACSQCGKRFINKSDLVKHERIHTREKPFACSLCGKRFKNKSRYVKHERIHTGVGLYSCSECGRFFVVKSDLVKHGRIHTGEKRFSCSECGKCFTDKSDLAAHQRIHTGERPFSCAECGKAFTQKSGLVKHERTHTGEKPYSCSECGKCFIVKSRLVVHKRIHTGEKPYSCSECGKCFIEKSKLSIHNRIHTGEKPHACLLCGKRFIDRSNLGRHQRIHTKEKTF; encoded by the exons atggaggagtgggagtatataggaggACGCCAGGATCTGTACGAGGAGGTCATGATGGAGGATCCCCGACCTCTGACATCACAAG ATGGAACCAGTAGGAGAATTCCcccggagagatgtccccgtcctctgtaTTCCCAGGACTGTCCAGCGGAAGATCCTGATGTCCTagaggaccatcag GGGGAAGATGTGACTGATATTAAAGTGGAGGTAGAAGAAGAGCGGATGATGGACGATCACCCGTGTATGAGAGACGTGAAGGAGGAGATTCCAGTAGATGTTACCACAG AAAATCCCAGTAAAAACTTTGAGGGAAACGTCATGTTATCAGTAAGTTATAAAGAAGAAGATGAAGAtagcctgcagcactcttcaggAGGAAACCTCATTACCCTTAATGTACATCCAGGACTTCACAGTACAGGTCTATCAGCTAATCCCCCTAATCATGAGGAACCTCCTGCTGACCGATCACAGATTGCTACCACAAGTGCGGGCCAGGAAGGAGAGAAAAGGTTTGAGTGTCGTgaacaatgtacaaaaatatcaGGTATTTGTACACAAATACTTCCTACAGGATCAAAGCCATATTCCTGCTCAAATTGTGGGAAGTGCTTTATTAAAAAAGGACATCTTGATAAGCATgagataattcacacaggagagaaaccgtattcatgtttagaatgtgggaaatgctttagatATAAATCAAAGCTTGCTTTAcatgagaaaattcacacaggggaaaagccatttgcatgttcacaatgtgggaaacgcTTTATAAACaagtcagatcttgttaaacatgagagaattcacacaagggAGAAGCCATTTGCATGTTCACTCTGTGGGAAACGGTTTAAAAATAAATCACGTTATGttaaacatgagagaattcacaccggAGTTGGgttatattcatgttctgaatgtggtagGTTCTTTGTAgttaaatcagatcttgttaaacatgggagaattcacacaggagagaaacgattttcatgttcagaatgtggaaaatgctttacggataaatcagatcttgctgcacatcagagaattcacacaggagagagaccATTTTCATGTGCGGAATGTGGAAaagcttttacacagaaatcGGGGCTTGTTAAGcatgagagaactcacacaggggagaagccgtattcatgttctgaatgtgggaaatgtttcatagTAAAATCAAGACTTGTTGTACATAAGAGaatccacacaggagagaagccttattcatgttcagaatgtgggaaatgttttatagaaaAATCAAAGCTTTCTATACATaacagaattcacacaggagaaaagcctcATGCATGTTTACTATGTGGAAAACGTTTTATAGATAGATCAAACCTtggtagacatcagagaattcacacaaagGAGAAGACATTTTGA
- the LOC136578542 gene encoding oocyte zinc finger protein XlCOF22-like produces MEEWEYIGGHQDLYEEVMKGDHRPITSQDGASRRNPPERCPRPLYSHDCPAEDPDVLEDHQGEDLTDIKVEVEEERMMDDHPCMRDVKEEIPVDVSTENPSKDLEGNVMLSVSYKVEDEDIPQHSSGGNLITLTVYPGLHSTGLSYNPPNHEEPSTGKSQIATTSAGQEEEKRFECREQCTKISGICTQRRPTGSKPYSCSNCGKCFIKKAHLDKHEIIHTGEKPYSCLECGKCFRYKSNLALHEKIHTGEKPFACSQCGKRFTNKSDLVKHERIHTREKPFACSLCGKRFKNKSRYVKHERIHTGVGLYSCSECGRLFVVKSDLVKHGRIHTGEKRFSCSECGKCFIDKSKLVTHERTHTGEKPYSCSECGKCFTDKSNLLIHERIHTGKKPFTCSECGKCFIAKSRLVIHERIHTGEKPFSCSECGKCFIAKSRLVMHERIHTGEKPYACSECGKSFIEKSKLVIHKRTHTGEKPHACSVCGKCFIDRSNLGRHERIHTREKPF; encoded by the exons atggaggagtgggagtatataggaggACACCAGGATCTGTACGAGGAGGTCATGAAGGGGGATCACCGGCCAATTACATCACAGG ATGGAGCCAGTAGGAGAAATCCcccggagagatgtccccgtcctctgtaTTCCCATGACTGTCCAGCGGAAGATCCCGATGTCCTagaggaccatcag GGGGAAGATCTGACTGATATTAAAGTGGAGGTAGAAGAAGAGCGGATGATGGACGATCACCCGTGTATGAGAGACGTGAAGGAGGAGATACCAGTAGATGTTTCCACAG AAAATCCCAGTAAAGACTTGGAGGGAAACGTCATGTTATCAGTAAGttataaagtagaagatgaagatatccCGCAGCACTCTTCAGGAGGAAACCTCATTACCCTTACTGTATATCCAGGACTTCACAGTACAGGTCTATCATATAATCCCCCTAATCATGAGGAACCTTCTACTGGCAAATCACAGATTGCTACCACAAGTGCGGGTCAGGAAGAGGAGAAAAGGTTTGAGTGTCGTgaacaatgtacaaaaatatcaGGTATTTGTACACAAAGACGTCCCACAGGATCAAAGCCATATTCTTGTTCAAATTGTGGGAAGTGCTTTATTAAAAAAGCACATCTTGATAAGCATgagataattcacacaggagagaaaccgtattcatgtttagaatgtgggaaatgctttagatataaatcaaatcttgctttacatgagaaaattcacacaggggaaaagccatttgcatgttcacaatgtgggaaacgcTTTACAAACaagtcagatcttgttaaacatgagagaattcacacaagggAGAAGCCATTTGCATGTTCACTCTGTGGGAAACGCTTTAAAAATAAATCACGTTATGttaaacatgagagaattcacaccggAGTCGGgttatattcatgttctgaatgtggtagGTTGTTTGTAgttaaatcagatcttgttaaacatgggagaattcatacaggagagaagcgattttcatgttcagaatgtggaaaatgctttatAGATAAATCAAAACTTGTTACACatgaaagaactcacacaggagagaagccgtattcatgttcagaatgtgggaaatgctttacagatAAATCAAATCTTCTTATTCatgagagaattcatacagggaaGAAGCCGTTtacgtgttcagaatgtgggaaatgttttatagcaAAATCAAGGCTTGTTATAcatgaaagaattcacacaggggaaaaaccattttcatgttcagagtgtggaaaatgttttatagCAAAATCAAGACTTGTTATGCATGaaagaattcatacaggagagaagccgtatgcatgttcagaatgtgggaaaagttttatagAAAAATCAAAACTTGTTATAcataagagaactcacacaggagagaagcctcatgcatgttcagtatgtgggaaatgctttatagATAGATCAAACCTTGGtagacatgagagaattcacacaagagagaagccTTTTTAA